In Planctomycetia bacterium, the sequence CCCGCGCCGGCGCGGGCTCGGCGACTTGCTGGTGCAGGTGCATTTGGAAGTGCCGAAGCGACTCGACGCCCGCGAGGAACAACTGTTGCGGGAGTTGGCGGAACTGGAGCACGCCAACGT encodes:
- a CDS encoding molecular chaperone DnaJ (chaperone Hsp40; co-chaperone with DnaK; Participates actively in the response to hyperosmotic and heat shock by preventing the aggregation of stress-denatured proteins and by disaggregating proteins, also in an autonomous, dnaK-independent fashion), producing the protein PRRRGLGDLLVQVHLEVPKRLDAREEQLLRELAELEHANVSPHRKSFFVKLRDYFIPDDETAKQKE